One Defluviitoga tunisiensis genomic window carries:
- the htpG gene encoding molecular chaperone HtpG — MSEVKEFQAETKQLLNLMINSIYTHRDIFLRELISNASDALDKMRFISLKDPSVLGEDRELEIRIDIDKDNNCLIIEDNGIGMSYEEVIENLGTIAKSGTKAFLDKLEEAKTENAIISLIGQFGVGFYSSFMVSDKVTVETRRWDKEKGVRWESDGSGTYTIEEIDKKERGTRVILFLKKDLEEEENYLDQYKIQNLIKKYSNYIKYPIKIKWEEETEEGIIKITDKTLNSMVPLWVKNKEEITEEEYKQFYRENFYDWNDPLEVIHFKAEGTSIQFTALLYIPSKVPFAFYSKEYKKGLKLYSKNVFIMDNCEGLLPDYFSFVRGLIDSPDFSLNISREILQKNKQLEIIKKNIEKKIIDALKSILEKEPQKYLEFWKEFGPILKAGLYQNIHEKSKIQDLLLFECSSSQDKITLNEYVNRMKADQGNYILYAVGKDKKTIDNLPQMEVYKDKDYEVLYLTDEIDEFLIKLMHDYEGKEFKSISSSDIKLDDDFQSKEEESKNLLDKIKEHLGEKVKEVRLTDKLKESPACIVSADEIISLNMEKTLKNFEQIPFRAEKILELNPNHEIFKVMEKIFQENPESEELKEYAELLYDQSLLIEGLEIEDIDRFIKLINKLMIKAIN; from the coding sequence ATGTCTGAAGTAAAGGAATTTCAAGCTGAGACAAAGCAATTATTGAATTTGATGATTAATTCAATATACACTCATAGAGACATTTTTTTAAGAGAATTAATATCAAACGCTTCTGATGCACTTGATAAAATGAGATTTATTTCTTTAAAAGACCCAAGTGTCTTGGGAGAAGATAGAGAGTTAGAAATAAGAATAGATATAGATAAAGATAATAATTGCCTTATTATAGAAGATAATGGAATAGGAATGTCTTATGAAGAAGTAATAGAGAATTTAGGTACTATAGCTAAATCGGGGACCAAGGCTTTTCTAGATAAACTTGAAGAGGCTAAAACAGAAAATGCGATTATTAGTCTTATAGGTCAGTTTGGAGTTGGATTTTATTCATCTTTTATGGTTTCTGATAAAGTTACTGTAGAAACAAGAAGATGGGACAAAGAAAAAGGCGTTAGGTGGGAATCTGACGGAAGTGGAACTTATACAATTGAAGAAATTGATAAAAAAGAACGAGGAACTAGGGTTATTTTATTTTTGAAGAAAGATTTAGAAGAGGAAGAGAATTATTTAGATCAATATAAAATTCAGAATTTAATTAAAAAATACTCAAATTATATAAAATATCCTATAAAAATAAAATGGGAAGAAGAGACCGAGGAAGGAATCATAAAAATCACCGATAAAACACTTAATTCGATGGTACCTTTATGGGTCAAGAATAAAGAAGAAATCACAGAAGAAGAATATAAGCAATTTTACAGGGAAAATTTTTATGATTGGAACGATCCTTTAGAAGTAATACACTTTAAAGCAGAGGGCACGTCAATACAATTTACAGCTTTATTATACATTCCTTCAAAGGTTCCTTTTGCATTTTATTCTAAAGAATATAAAAAAGGTTTAAAATTATATTCTAAAAATGTATTTATAATGGATAATTGTGAAGGATTACTTCCAGACTATTTTTCTTTTGTTCGAGGGTTAATAGATTCGCCTGATTTTTCATTAAATATCTCTAGAGAAATACTTCAGAAAAACAAACAGTTAGAAATAATTAAAAAGAATATTGAAAAAAAGATTATAGATGCCTTAAAATCAATTCTTGAGAAAGAACCACAAAAATATCTGGAATTTTGGAAAGAGTTTGGACCTATTTTAAAAGCGGGATTATACCAAAATATACATGAAAAATCAAAAATACAAGATCTCCTTTTGTTTGAATGTTCTTCTTCTCAAGATAAGATAACTCTAAATGAATATGTAAATAGAATGAAAGCAGATCAAGGGAATTATATACTGTACGCTGTTGGAAAAGATAAAAAAACCATTGATAATTTACCTCAAATGGAGGTATATAAAGACAAAGATTATGAGGTTCTTTATTTAACAGATGAAATAGATGAATTTTTAATTAAATTAATGCACGATTATGAAGGAAAAGAGTTTAAATCTATTAGTAGTTCAGATATAAAATTAGACGATGATTTTCAATCAAAAGAAGAAGAAAGTAAGAACTTGTTAGATAAAATTAAGGAACATTTAGGGGAGAAGGTTAAAGAAGTAAGATTAACTGATAAGTTAAAAGAATCTCCGGCTTGTATAGTAAGTGCAGATGAGATTATTTCTTTAAATATGGAAAAAACTCTTAAGAATTTTGAGCAAATACCATTTAGAGCAGAAAAGATTTTGGAATTGAATCCAAACCATGAAATTTTTAAAGTAATGGAAAAAATCTTTCAAGAAAATCCAGAATCAGAAGAATTAAAAGAATATGCTGAATTGTTATATGATCAGTCTTTATTAATTGA
- a CDS encoding ABC transporter permease — MFTLKFALRNFIKKWELTLLLIIGAIIPSLLTVSSLSLNDSIQAYKYSQIEKNFGEVDAYIANNKSSLFFSFPLSQMILDNLQENKNVNNILAVSENMGRIEKDNNFLEILIIAAKEEDLISFVGKDIGLKPGKVVISNSIAEKLSIGLNDNVTVHMAGGSKNLEVAYIGENGFLNYKGDLGQYPGTAFVCIEDYANSLIFPSKAYIDFVDIDKINVEELSLSPNLEIVFLKDHFLNSPINEALGYIMFSFNSFALLAGIILIIVFGNSLANEQEKNVGVLRILGLKRNKVMFIFFIQTLFYFGFSSIIGCILGGQIGEHLLNKLVVIANSIPYDSRGGFTLPPFVVSSKTIVIGMLIGIIIPLIIFIKKGIEITFSSPIDSLRKDIEEFIPHRSINWLSLILTLIGIIIIILFKELAILGLICVSLGIVIWFKNPYLNVSISILFMILSKTIFSITTNTLSLIFVFQRVVLLIISCILFFTSIIPILKKLSKSFFSKKSLPYLLGFSYVERFPIRVLLMSLMFGTVIFGLIVIASVPSNLVKFVDSYTSQGLFGYNYIVVSNPIKSFGDSQELYVHEGIIHPSKVNVAMLDSELVVFVDDTFLETVELPFEGNPQWREELKKPGSVIYGKFDANEEIPDKIEGVLSSIFPLGGNIRASYNVIGYFELNDIVIPIKYVTHVNNKPANIKGLEILLGNVNGSGIDIINKSYMSNFDYPIYLDDILKNVFNGIDNFISLTSSMLYLGLISGFSGLALYSFRSCKLRSRVIGTLIAIGANSRDIIHGFMIENFTIVSIGSLIGLFGGYLVAKDLVFSIFKFMGSITFYFPTVKVFIIIILVYLISFFTLLIPSRQVSKISPAESMKELE, encoded by the coding sequence GTGTTTACGCTGAAATTCGCCTTGCGGAATTTCATAAAGAAGTGGGAACTTACTCTTTTATTGATCATCGGCGCGATAATTCCCTCTCTTTTAACTGTTTCATCCCTCTCGCTTAATGATTCGATTCAAGCTTATAAATATTCTCAAATTGAGAAAAATTTTGGAGAAGTTGACGCTTATATTGCTAATAATAAATCAAGCCTATTTTTTTCTTTTCCCCTATCTCAAATGATTTTAGATAATTTACAAGAAAATAAAAATGTTAATAATATTCTTGCTGTTTCAGAAAATATGGGGAGAATAGAAAAAGATAATAATTTTCTGGAAATTTTAATCATTGCTGCTAAAGAAGAGGACCTTATCTCTTTTGTTGGAAAAGATATAGGTTTAAAACCTGGAAAAGTAGTGATAAGTAACAGTATTGCTGAAAAACTTTCTATTGGTCTAAACGATAATGTAACCGTTCATATGGCTGGCGGAAGTAAAAACTTAGAGGTTGCATATATAGGAGAAAATGGTTTTCTCAATTACAAAGGCGATTTGGGACAATATCCTGGAACAGCTTTTGTTTGTATTGAAGATTATGCCAATAGTCTTATTTTTCCTTCAAAAGCTTACATAGATTTTGTTGACATAGACAAAATCAATGTTGAAGAACTAAGCTTATCACCAAACTTAGAAATAGTATTTTTGAAAGATCATTTTTTAAATTCACCAATAAACGAGGCTCTTGGTTATATAATGTTTTCTTTTAATTCCTTTGCACTTTTAGCAGGTATAATTTTAATAATAGTATTCGGAAACAGTTTAGCTAATGAACAAGAGAAAAATGTAGGTGTGCTTAGAATTTTAGGTTTAAAGAGAAATAAAGTAATGTTTATCTTTTTTATTCAAACGTTATTTTATTTTGGTTTTTCTTCTATAATAGGTTGCATATTAGGAGGTCAAATTGGCGAGCACCTTTTAAATAAATTAGTTGTCATTGCTAATAGTATACCTTATGATTCTAGAGGAGGATTTACTTTGCCTCCATTTGTTGTAAGCTCAAAAACAATTGTTATTGGTATGTTAATAGGCATAATAATTCCTCTTATTATATTTATAAAAAAAGGTATTGAAATTACTTTCAGTTCCCCTATTGATTCTTTAAGAAAAGATATAGAAGAGTTTATTCCCCATCGTTCTATTAACTGGCTAAGTCTAATTTTAACTTTAATCGGTATTATAATTATTATATTGTTTAAAGAACTGGCTATTTTAGGATTGATTTGTGTATCGTTAGGCATAGTAATTTGGTTCAAGAATCCTTATTTGAATGTAAGTATATCTATCTTATTTATGATTCTTAGTAAAACAATATTTAGTATAACTACAAACACACTCTCCCTTATTTTTGTATTTCAAAGGGTAGTGTTACTAATAATTAGTTGTATCTTATTTTTTACTTCAATTATACCTATACTAAAAAAATTATCAAAATCATTTTTCTCAAAAAAATCTTTGCCTTATCTTTTAGGATTCTCTTATGTTGAAAGATTTCCTATAAGGGTCTTGCTTATGTCTCTTATGTTTGGTACTGTAATTTTTGGTTTAATAGTAATTGCGTCGGTACCTTCAAACTTGGTAAAATTTGTTGATTCATATACAAGTCAAGGATTATTTGGATATAATTATATTGTCGTTTCAAATCCCATCAAAAGTTTTGGAGATAGCCAAGAGCTTTATGTTCATGAAGGAATAATTCACCCTTCTAAAGTAAATGTTGCTATGTTAGATTCTGAATTAGTTGTTTTTGTAGACGATACTTTCCTTGAAACTGTGGAACTTCCTTTTGAAGGTAATCCTCAGTGGAGAGAAGAATTAAAAAAACCTGGATCTGTTATTTACGGTAAGTTTGATGCAAATGAAGAAATTCCTGATAAAATAGAGGGGGTGTTAAGCTCAATATTTCCTCTAGGTGGAAATATCAGAGCTTCTTATAATGTAATAGGATACTTTGAGTTAAATGATATTGTAATCCCCATAAAATATGTTACTCATGTCAATAATAAACCAGCAAATATAAAAGGCCTTGAGATACTCTTAGGAAACGTTAATGGCTCGGGTATTGACATAATTAATAAAAGTTATATGTCAAATTTTGATTATCCAATTTATCTAGATGATATTCTTAAAAATGTTTTTAATGGAATTGATAATTTTATTTCTTTAACAAGTAGCATGCTTTATCTTGGTTTAATTAGTGGTTTTTCTGGACTAGCATTATATTCATTTAGGTCTTGTAAACTTAGAAGTCGAGTGATTGGAACTTTGATAGCTATTGGAGCGAATTCTAGAGACATAATTCACGGTTTCATGATTGAAAACTTTACTATAGTATCAATTGGATCTCTAATAGGTTTATTTGGAGGTTATCTGGTTGCTAAGGATCTTGTTTTTTCGATATTCAAAT